In Streptomyces qaidamensis, one DNA window encodes the following:
- a CDS encoding glycosyltransferase family 2 protein, protein MPVKVSVIIPVYNPGIYIEDCISSLQRQSLPPDEFEVIFVDDGSTDETPARLDALAAEDPRMKVIHQENSGWSGKPRNVGIEASRGEFVMFVDNDDYLGDEALERMYDYGVAHGADVIVGKMAGKGRGVPVELFRRNHPRATVENAPLIDSLTPHKMFRRAFLDRIGLRFPEGRRRLEDHVFIAEAYLRAENVSVLSDYVCYYHLRREDGSNAGFERFDPVGYFKNLREALDVVERYTEPGPVRDKLFRRWLRVEMVERLRARRLLKLPDDYRRELFAEIHEVVVERFGPGVAAGLQPTQQVIAALTAADRYDDVVAFAEWEAGVAPGATPGNIAWRDGLLRIDFTAEYLSGGEPLLFPAGAEAAPLTDVPKDVTEAVRWVASETAARFGQATADLLLRERSSAAQYFQPVEFTRETVPVGDGEEVRLVLRATATVDPAALPRDGAWDALVRVKTGGWTKECRLGPAPREDRTTPEVGVVGDRPVLPYWTEPHGNLSLELRPRGKRLGLGRVQLGDVTVSDERFRVLLPVHVTGDTEARLRFVSSRRVLEVPGTLSPEADRPGSVLAADLPAEDLSGDVWRVAVCLNPGSDRARFTGLPFALRAGGGSVLVTPVPGPGVALRLARRARRVLGAARRKVNSRIRTGGR, encoded by the coding sequence ATGCCGGTCAAGGTCAGCGTCATCATCCCCGTGTACAACCCGGGGATCTACATCGAGGACTGCATCTCCTCGCTGCAGCGGCAGTCGCTGCCTCCCGACGAGTTCGAGGTGATCTTCGTCGACGACGGCTCGACCGACGAGACGCCGGCCCGGCTCGACGCGCTCGCCGCCGAGGACCCCCGGATGAAGGTCATCCACCAGGAGAACTCCGGCTGGTCGGGCAAGCCCCGCAACGTCGGCATCGAGGCCTCCCGGGGCGAGTTCGTGATGTTCGTCGACAACGACGACTACCTGGGCGACGAGGCCCTGGAGCGGATGTACGACTACGGCGTGGCCCACGGCGCCGACGTGATCGTGGGCAAGATGGCCGGGAAGGGCCGCGGGGTGCCGGTGGAGCTGTTCCGCCGCAACCACCCGCGCGCCACCGTCGAGAACGCCCCGCTCATCGACAGCCTCACCCCGCACAAGATGTTCCGCCGCGCCTTCCTGGACCGCATCGGCCTGCGCTTCCCCGAGGGCAGGCGGCGCCTGGAGGACCACGTCTTCATCGCGGAGGCGTATCTGCGCGCCGAGAACGTCTCCGTGCTCAGCGACTACGTCTGCTACTACCACCTCCGGCGGGAGGACGGCTCCAACGCCGGCTTCGAACGCTTCGATCCGGTCGGCTACTTCAAGAACCTCCGTGAGGCCCTCGACGTCGTCGAGCGGTACACCGAGCCCGGACCGGTGCGGGACAAGCTCTTCCGGCGCTGGCTGCGCGTGGAGATGGTCGAGCGGCTGCGGGCCCGGCGCCTGCTGAAGCTGCCGGACGACTACCGCAGGGAGCTGTTCGCCGAGATCCACGAGGTCGTCGTCGAGCGGTTCGGTCCCGGTGTCGCGGCCGGTCTGCAGCCGACGCAGCAGGTCATCGCCGCGCTGACGGCGGCCGACCGGTACGACGACGTGGTGGCCTTCGCGGAGTGGGAGGCCGGCGTCGCCCCCGGGGCGACCCCCGGGAACATCGCATGGCGCGACGGCTTGCTCCGCATCGACTTCACGGCCGAGTACCTGTCCGGCGGCGAGCCGTTGCTGTTCCCGGCCGGCGCCGAGGCCGCTCCGCTCACCGACGTGCCGAAGGACGTCACCGAGGCCGTGCGGTGGGTGGCCTCGGAGACCGCCGCGCGGTTCGGGCAGGCCACGGCCGATCTGCTGCTGCGGGAGCGCTCCAGCGCCGCGCAGTACTTCCAGCCGGTGGAGTTCACGCGCGAGACCGTGCCGGTCGGGGACGGCGAGGAGGTCCGGCTGGTGCTGCGGGCGACCGCCACGGTCGACCCGGCCGCCCTGCCGCGTGACGGCGCCTGGGACGCGCTCGTCCGGGTGAAGACGGGCGGCTGGACCAAGGAGTGCCGGCTGGGCCCGGCGCCGCGCGAGGACCGGACCACGCCGGAGGTGGGCGTCGTCGGCGACCGCCCGGTGCTGCCGTACTGGACCGAACCGCACGGCAACCTCTCCCTTGAACTCCGCCCGCGCGGCAAGCGGCTCGGGCTGGGCCGCGTGCAGCTGGGGGACGTCACCGTCTCCGACGAGCGGTTCCGGGTCCTGCTCCCGGTGCACGTCACGGGCGACACCGAAGCGCGGCTGAGGTTCGTCTCCTCCCGCCGGGTCCTGGAGGTGCCGGGCACGCTGTCCCCCGAGGCGGACCGGCCGGGCTCGGTGCTGGCGGCGGACCTGCCTGCCGAGGACCTCTCGGGCGACGTCTGGCGGGTGGCCGTGTGCCTGAACCCCGGCTCCGACCGGGCGCGCTTCACCGGTCTGCCGTTCGCGCTGCGGGCCGGGGGCGGGAGCGTGCTGGTGACGCCGGTGCCGGGGCCCGGTGTCGCGCTGCGGCTGGCCCGGCGCGCGCGACGCGTGCTCGGTGCCGCGCGTCGGAAGGTGAACTCCCGTATCAGGACCGGAGGGCGGTGA
- a CDS encoding TerD family protein produces the protein MSLLSPAFDASGLRDYAYDWAVVDVETSGLVARRDRVLSLAVVILGPDGERTDEFSTFLDPGCDPGPVHVHGLTSERLRGAPVFDQVAPRIAAMLRDRVLVAHNAQFDYDFLAHEFARAGAALPVARRLCTLALNRRVDPPTEDLRLSTLAAHYGVPQVRAHDALDDTRVLAGVLRASLREAARLELPLPFVSCPPRQDPRFAPRTPKTPCAYRNPGRPEPGGPLVQGMKVAITGETLTPRAELERQAVEAGLNVMASVSRHTSALVTNDASSGSGKARRALAEGVPVLDESTFVRLLGDVRTGTPHERTRGAEAAIPSPATSPAPTGTSQPVQEPTPPAVALPGPVSSAPSTPPCPARPAAQDPPLSGRRVLVLGGTHPDAVAARGRIVELGGAAAINLSSSVTDVVLLEGGGRDRRMKRITALAFPTHEAAWLDAPVITPLDRQGGGPAAPRVLPRGGVIDLPQQSGSAAVPWTVTAAWAQQTSCEIDVVAFVVDEDEQVCFDEDFVFYGAPENPGGTVRLHSDGPTEQTIGVDLAALPPSARKVVVAAAIDGSPTFGDVGAIHISSGPGPSAAPLVQATLDAATTERTLLLAELYRRGPLWRLRTVGQGYDQGLGALARGYGVDVAG, from the coding sequence ATGTCTCTCCTCTCCCCTGCCTTCGATGCGTCCGGCCTGCGCGACTACGCCTACGACTGGGCGGTGGTCGACGTGGAGACGTCGGGGCTGGTCGCCCGCCGCGACCGGGTGCTGTCCCTGGCCGTGGTGATCCTGGGCCCGGACGGGGAGCGGACGGACGAGTTCTCGACGTTCCTCGACCCCGGCTGTGATCCGGGGCCGGTCCATGTCCACGGGCTGACGTCCGAGAGGCTGCGCGGTGCGCCGGTCTTCGACCAGGTCGCGCCGCGGATCGCGGCGATGCTGCGGGACCGCGTGCTCGTGGCGCACAACGCCCAGTTCGACTACGACTTCCTCGCCCACGAGTTCGCCCGTGCCGGCGCCGCGCTGCCGGTGGCCCGTCGCCTGTGCACCCTCGCACTGAACCGCCGGGTCGATCCGCCGACGGAGGACCTCAGGCTGAGCACGCTCGCCGCCCACTACGGAGTCCCCCAGGTCAGGGCACACGACGCGCTCGACGACACGCGAGTGCTGGCGGGCGTGCTGCGTGCCTCGCTGCGGGAGGCGGCGCGCCTCGAACTGCCGTTGCCGTTCGTGTCCTGCCCGCCCCGCCAGGACCCCCGGTTCGCTCCCCGGACGCCCAAGACGCCGTGTGCCTACCGCAATCCGGGGCGGCCGGAGCCGGGCGGGCCACTGGTGCAGGGCATGAAGGTCGCGATCACCGGTGAGACGCTGACGCCGCGCGCGGAGCTGGAGCGGCAGGCCGTCGAGGCCGGGCTGAACGTCATGGCATCCGTCAGCCGGCACACCAGCGCACTGGTCACCAACGACGCCTCGTCCGGCTCCGGCAAGGCACGTCGCGCGCTGGCCGAGGGGGTGCCGGTGCTCGACGAGTCCACGTTCGTCAGGCTGCTGGGGGACGTACGGACGGGGACACCGCACGAGCGGACGCGCGGTGCGGAAGCCGCGATCCCCTCGCCCGCGACGTCCCCCGCCCCGACCGGTACCTCCCAGCCGGTCCAGGAGCCCACGCCCCCCGCCGTCGCCCTCCCCGGGCCGGTGTCATCGGCACCGTCCACACCACCGTGTCCGGCGCGCCCGGCCGCCCAGGACCCCCCTCTCTCCGGGCGGCGCGTCCTGGTGCTCGGTGGCACGCACCCCGATGCCGTCGCGGCCCGCGGCCGGATCGTCGAGCTCGGCGGGGCAGCGGCGATCAATCTCTCCTCCAGCGTCACCGACGTCGTACTCCTGGAGGGGGGCGGACGGGACCGCCGGATGAAGCGGATCACCGCCCTCGCCTTCCCGACGCACGAGGCGGCGTGGCTCGACGCCCCGGTCATCACCCCGCTCGACCGGCAGGGCGGCGGGCCGGCGGCACCGCGCGTCCTCCCGCGCGGCGGCGTCATCGACCTGCCGCAGCAGAGCGGATCCGCGGCGGTCCCCTGGACCGTCACCGCGGCCTGGGCGCAGCAGACGTCGTGCGAGATCGACGTGGTCGCCTTCGTCGTCGACGAGGACGAACAGGTCTGCTTCGACGAGGACTTCGTCTTCTACGGCGCACCGGAGAATCCGGGCGGCACGGTGCGGCTGCACAGCGACGGGCCGACCGAGCAGACGATCGGCGTCGATCTCGCCGCACTGCCGCCCTCGGCCCGCAAGGTCGTGGTCGCCGCCGCTATCGACGGCTCGCCCACCTTCGGGGACGTCGGCGCGATCCACATCAGCTCCGGGCCGGGCCCCAGCGCCGCACCCCTGGTCCAGGCCACTCTGGACGCCGCGACCACCGAGCGCACCCTGCTGCTCGCCGAGCTCTACCGCCGCGGCCCGCTGTGGCGCCTGCGGACCGTGGGGCAGGGGTACGACCAGGGTCTGGGCGCTCTGGCCCGGGGCTACGGTGTGGATGTCGCCGGCTGA
- a CDS encoding metallophosphoesterase family protein has protein sequence MRLLLMSDTHLPKRAKVLPDPMLAEIPRADVVFHAGDWVDTETLDLLEARCRRLVGVYGNNDGPDLRARLPEVAYAELEGVRFGVIHETGAKQGREQRCAGRFPGLDVLVFGHSHIPWDTTAPTGLRLLNPGSPTDRRRQPHCTYMTATVADGLLTDVELHRLPPRAPR, from the coding sequence GTGCGACTGCTCCTGATGTCCGACACCCACCTGCCCAAGCGCGCCAAGGTCCTTCCCGACCCCATGCTCGCCGAGATCCCACGCGCCGACGTCGTGTTCCACGCCGGGGACTGGGTCGACACGGAGACGCTCGATCTGCTGGAGGCCCGCTGTCGCCGGCTCGTCGGGGTGTACGGCAACAACGACGGGCCGGATCTGCGCGCCCGGCTGCCGGAGGTGGCGTACGCGGAACTGGAAGGGGTGCGGTTCGGCGTGATCCACGAGACGGGCGCCAAGCAGGGCCGGGAACAGCGGTGCGCCGGCCGCTTCCCCGGCCTGGACGTGCTGGTCTTCGGCCACAGCCACATCCCCTGGGACACCACGGCCCCCACCGGCCTGCGCCTGCTGAACCCGGGCTCCCCGACGGACCGCCGCCGCCAGCCGCACTGCACGTACATGACCGCCACGGTCGCCGACGGGCTGCTCACCGACGTGGAACTGCACCGGCTGCCGCCCCGCGCACCGCGCTGA
- a CDS encoding cytidine deaminase → MARQTHGVDHELIRAAADVARTRCRGDNHTMAAAARARDGRIVTAVNAYHFTGGPCAELVLIGAAAAQGAYDLDTIVAVGDRDRGVVPPCGRCRQVLLDYFPDIDVIVGTGDGLRAVSIAHLLPESYVWADHQLDTEQAHHSARADTSDGSRANVA, encoded by the coding sequence ATGGCCAGGCAGACCCACGGCGTCGACCACGAACTCATCCGGGCCGCGGCCGATGTCGCGCGCACCCGCTGCCGGGGCGACAACCACACCATGGCGGCCGCGGCCCGCGCCCGGGACGGCCGAATCGTCACCGCCGTGAACGCCTACCACTTCACCGGAGGCCCCTGCGCCGAACTGGTCCTCATCGGCGCGGCGGCCGCCCAGGGCGCCTACGACCTGGACACCATCGTCGCCGTGGGCGACCGCGACCGGGGAGTGGTTCCCCCGTGCGGCCGGTGCCGCCAGGTCCTTCTCGACTACTTCCCGGACATCGACGTCATCGTCGGCACAGGCGATGGCCTCCGAGCCGTTTCCATCGCCCACCTGCTTCCCGAAAGCTACGTCTGGGCCGACCACCAACTCGACACCGAGCAGGCTCACCACTCGGCACGAGCTGACACCTCAGACGGAAGCAGGGCGAACGTGGCCTGA
- a CDS encoding carboxymuconolactone decarboxylase family protein codes for MPQRHEAARPTRPRLMPLPEAEGDPRTRELLAIAPQDPGGGVPNIFTTLVRHPDLYEQFMPFGGQLLVSGRLPGEVRELLILRTAWNTGSRYEWGRHLPLARAEGVTDADIDRIGEGPEAAGWTDLQRHLIRAADELNRDATMSDPTWESLAEHFDDAELIEIVMLVGQYHMVAFFLNATGVELEPGFDGTGFVEGARDDR; via the coding sequence ATGCCACAGCGCCACGAAGCCGCCCGACCGACCCGTCCGCGGCTGATGCCGCTGCCCGAAGCAGAGGGAGACCCGCGGACCCGGGAACTGCTGGCCATCGCTCCCCAGGACCCCGGGGGCGGGGTCCCGAACATCTTCACCACGCTCGTCCGCCATCCCGATCTCTACGAGCAGTTCATGCCGTTCGGCGGCCAGTTGCTCGTCAGCGGCCGACTGCCGGGAGAGGTACGCGAGTTACTGATCCTGCGCACCGCGTGGAACACCGGCTCACGGTACGAGTGGGGGCGGCACCTCCCCCTGGCCAGGGCCGAGGGCGTCACGGACGCGGACATCGACCGCATCGGCGAAGGGCCGGAGGCAGCCGGCTGGACGGACCTCCAGAGGCACTTGATCCGCGCGGCGGACGAGCTGAACCGCGATGCCACGATGTCCGACCCCACCTGGGAGAGTCTGGCCGAGCACTTCGACGACGCCGAACTGATCGAGATCGTCATGCTGGTGGGGCAGTACCACATGGTGGCCTTCTTCCTGAACGCCACCGGTGTGGAACTGGAGCCCGGATTCGACGGCACCGGCTTCGTGGAGGGGGCAAGGGACGACAGGTGA
- a CDS encoding alcohol dehydrogenase catalytic domain-containing protein encodes MKALTYHGRHDIRYGEVPDPAVTSPADAVVRVTAAGICGSDLHIYGGNAFSPDLGYTPGHECVGVVVDTGGQVTRFKSGDRVLVPASVGCAQCRQCAAGFTARCERATSSTELCYGVSPKLPGSQAQLLAVPCADVNLVHLPEDISDEAAVVLTDNAPTAWYGCRRARIQPGETVLVVGLGPVGLMAAQSAFAMGAARVLGVDLVAERRAFAAGLGVEPVEGDDARTAIRDMTAGRGPDAVVEAVGSDATIELALKAVRQAGRVSVIGVSQNKAFPFHMYLAQVKELEFAIGLCSVHYELPPLIALTRAGRLQPDVVVSHRFALSEGPDAYELFASRSDGVRKILLDPAG; translated from the coding sequence ATGAAGGCACTGACCTACCACGGCCGTCATGACATCCGCTACGGGGAGGTCCCCGACCCGGCCGTCACCAGCCCCGCCGACGCGGTGGTGCGGGTGACCGCGGCCGGGATCTGCGGCAGCGACCTGCACATCTACGGCGGCAACGCGTTCAGCCCGGACCTGGGCTACACACCGGGACACGAGTGCGTCGGGGTGGTCGTCGACACCGGTGGCCAGGTCACCCGGTTCAAGTCCGGCGACCGGGTTCTGGTGCCCGCCTCCGTCGGCTGTGCGCAGTGCCGGCAGTGTGCGGCCGGGTTCACCGCCCGCTGCGAGCGCGCCACGTCGAGCACGGAGCTCTGCTACGGAGTGAGCCCGAAGCTCCCGGGCAGCCAGGCTCAGCTCCTGGCCGTGCCCTGCGCCGACGTCAATCTGGTGCACCTGCCCGAGGACATCTCCGACGAGGCCGCCGTCGTCCTGACGGACAACGCCCCCACGGCCTGGTACGGCTGCCGCCGTGCCCGCATCCAGCCCGGTGAGACCGTCCTGGTCGTCGGCCTCGGCCCGGTCGGCCTCATGGCCGCCCAGTCCGCCTTCGCGATGGGCGCGGCCCGGGTGCTGGGTGTGGACCTGGTCGCGGAGCGCCGCGCCTTCGCCGCAGGCCTGGGCGTCGAGCCGGTCGAGGGTGACGACGCACGGACGGCCATCCGGGACATGACCGCCGGCCGCGGGCCGGACGCCGTGGTGGAGGCGGTGGGGTCCGACGCCACCATCGAACTCGCCCTCAAGGCCGTCCGGCAGGCCGGCCGGGTCAGCGTCATCGGCGTCAGCCAGAACAAGGCGTTCCCATTCCACATGTACCTGGCGCAGGTCAAGGAACTGGAGTTCGCCATCGGGCTGTGCTCGGTGCACTACGAACTCCCTCCTCTGATCGCCCTCACCCGGGCCGGCCGGCTCCAGCCCGACGTCGTGGTCTCCCACCGCTTCGCCCTCTCCGAAGGCCCGGACGCGTACGAACTGTTCGCAAGCCGCTCCGACGGCGTCCGCAAGATCCTTCTCGACCCGGCCGGCTGA
- a CDS encoding NADP-dependent oxidoreductase — translation MSTINRQIRLAARPVGEPRPTDWQHAEEPAGQPGDGEFLVQVLCLSIDPAMRGWMNAGRSYIRPVEIGEVMRAGAVGRVVASRHSGFAVGDHVSGTFGVQEYCVSDGRGVIKVDPAAAPLPTYLGTLGMSGLTAYFGLIEVGRPEPGQTVVVSGAAGAVGSVVGQIAKILGCRVIGIAGGEAKCRLVVDEFGFDAAIDYQSEDVRKALREHAPDGVDVYFDNVGGDVLDAVLLRLARGARVVVCGAISQYNSTKPQGPANYLSLLVNRASMTGIVVFDYADRYAEGIAQMATWRAEGRLKSLEDVVSGSVAEFPETLMRLFRGDNHGKLVLKIAD, via the coding sequence ATGAGCACGATCAACCGCCAGATACGCCTGGCCGCACGTCCCGTGGGAGAGCCACGGCCCACCGACTGGCAGCATGCCGAGGAGCCGGCCGGGCAGCCGGGCGACGGCGAGTTCCTGGTCCAGGTGCTCTGCCTGTCGATCGACCCGGCGATGCGCGGCTGGATGAACGCGGGCAGGTCCTACATCCGCCCGGTGGAGATCGGCGAGGTGATGCGCGCCGGCGCGGTGGGCAGGGTGGTCGCCTCCCGGCACTCCGGCTTCGCGGTCGGCGACCATGTGTCGGGCACGTTCGGCGTGCAGGAGTACTGCGTGTCGGACGGGCGCGGCGTGATCAAGGTCGACCCCGCGGCGGCCCCCTTGCCGACCTATCTCGGCACGCTCGGCATGTCCGGCCTGACGGCCTACTTCGGCCTGATCGAGGTCGGGCGTCCCGAGCCGGGGCAGACCGTCGTGGTCTCCGGAGCGGCCGGGGCCGTCGGCAGCGTCGTCGGGCAGATCGCCAAGATCCTCGGCTGCCGGGTCATCGGCATCGCGGGCGGCGAGGCCAAGTGCCGCCTGGTGGTGGACGAGTTCGGGTTCGACGCCGCGATCGACTACCAGAGCGAGGACGTCCGCAAGGCGCTGCGCGAACACGCCCCCGACGGCGTCGACGTGTACTTCGACAACGTCGGAGGCGACGTTCTGGACGCCGTGCTGCTGCGGCTGGCGCGCGGCGCCCGCGTGGTCGTCTGCGGCGCGATCTCCCAGTACAACAGCACCAAGCCGCAAGGCCCCGCAAACTACCTGTCGCTGCTGGTGAACCGCGCCTCCATGACGGGCATCGTGGTGTTCGACTACGCCGATCGGTATGCGGAGGGCATCGCACAGATGGCCACGTGGCGGGCCGAGGGCCGGCTGAAGTCCCTGGAGGACGTGGTGTCCGGCTCGGTCGCGGAGTTCCCCGAGACCCTGATGCGCCTGTTCCGTGGTGACAACCACGGCAAGCTGGTGCTGAAGATCGCGGACTGA
- a CDS encoding putative quinol monooxygenase, with translation MIFITAKFRVRPEHADRWPEITADFTRATRAEPGCLWFDWSRSVDEPSEYVLVEAFRDDQAGAAHVQSTHFKAAQQTLPPHLAETPRIVNANVPQDEWSLLGEMAVPGQE, from the coding sequence ATGATCTTCATCACCGCGAAGTTCCGCGTGCGTCCCGAGCACGCCGACCGCTGGCCCGAGATCACCGCCGACTTCACCCGGGCCACGCGCGCCGAACCCGGCTGCCTCTGGTTCGACTGGTCGCGCAGCGTGGACGAGCCGTCGGAGTACGTCCTGGTCGAGGCCTTCCGCGACGACCAGGCTGGAGCCGCGCATGTGCAGTCCACGCACTTCAAGGCCGCGCAGCAGACGCTGCCTCCGCATCTGGCCGAGACGCCGCGCATCGTGAACGCGAACGTCCCGCAGGACGAGTGGTCGCTCCTCGGGGAGATGGCGGTGCCGGGACAGGAGTAG
- a CDS encoding XdhC family protein: MRDVLPVLGRWYAAGVPFGLATVVGVSRSAPRDPGAAMAVGPDEEVVGSVSGGCVESAVFELAQEVAAGGEARLETFGYSDEDAFAVGLTCGGEITVLVRAVTPGRDPGFGAVADSVAAGEPVTVATVTDGPAPRGAALAVWPDRTLGTLGASGLDAAVTADARGELALGATGLRHYGPEGQRREDSVSVFLQSFAPPPRMLVFGAIDYAAAVARIGDFLGYRVTVCDARPAFASPRRFPEGVEVVAQWPHRYLRGTDTDERTVVCVLTHDPKFDVPLLTEALRRPAAYIGAMGSRRTHAERAERLTEAGLTESELSRLRSPVGLDLGARTPEEVAVSVAAEIVALRWGGSGAPLTATEGAVHPHRPS, encoded by the coding sequence GTGCGTGACGTTCTCCCGGTGCTCGGCCGCTGGTACGCGGCCGGGGTACCGTTCGGCCTCGCGACGGTCGTCGGGGTCAGCCGCAGCGCACCGCGCGACCCGGGCGCGGCGATGGCGGTGGGTCCGGACGAGGAGGTCGTGGGCAGTGTGTCCGGGGGGTGCGTCGAAAGCGCCGTGTTCGAACTGGCGCAGGAGGTCGCCGCGGGCGGCGAGGCCCGTCTGGAGACCTTCGGTTACAGCGACGAGGACGCTTTCGCGGTCGGCCTGACCTGCGGCGGCGAGATCACCGTCCTGGTGCGCGCGGTCACGCCCGGGCGGGACCCCGGTTTCGGCGCGGTCGCGGACTCGGTCGCGGCGGGTGAGCCGGTCACGGTGGCGACCGTGACCGACGGGCCGGCGCCGCGCGGGGCGGCCCTCGCCGTCTGGCCGGACCGGACCCTCGGCACGCTCGGCGCGAGCGGCCTGGACGCGGCCGTGACCGCCGACGCCCGCGGCGAACTCGCGCTCGGCGCCACCGGCCTGAGGCACTACGGGCCCGAGGGGCAGCGCCGCGAGGACTCCGTGAGCGTGTTCCTGCAGTCCTTCGCACCCCCGCCGCGGATGCTGGTCTTCGGCGCGATCGACTACGCGGCGGCCGTGGCCCGCATCGGGGACTTCCTCGGCTACCGGGTCACCGTCTGCGACGCCCGCCCCGCCTTCGCCTCGCCCCGGCGCTTCCCCGAGGGCGTCGAGGTGGTCGCACAGTGGCCGCACCGCTATCTGCGGGGGACCGACACGGATGAGCGCACCGTCGTCTGTGTCCTCACGCACGACCCGAAGTTCGACGTGCCGCTGCTGACGGAGGCGCTGCGCCGCCCAGCCGCCTACATCGGGGCGATGGGCAGCCGCCGCACCCACGCCGAGCGGGCGGAACGGCTCACCGAGGCCGGGCTCACGGAGTCCGAGCTGTCCCGGCTGCGCTCACCGGTCGGCCTCGACCTCGGGGCCCGTACGCCCGAGGAGGTGGCGGTGTCCGTCGCCGCCGAGATCGTGGCGCTGCGCTGGGGCGGCAGCGGTGCGCCGCTGACCGCGACGGAGGGGGCGGTGCATCCGCACCGACCCTCCTGA